The Blastococcus sp. HT6-4 genome window below encodes:
- a CDS encoding VOC family protein, translating to MTRFTLTGTVLDTPDPQGLARFYQRLLGWSLGTDDREWVTLHPEGGGAGLSFQLEPGHVPPVWPAGAGDPRMQLHLDIAVDDLDVAVQLAVEAGATVAAFQPQDHVRVCLDPAGHPFCLYVP from the coding sequence ATGACCCGGTTCACGCTCACCGGCACGGTGCTCGACACGCCTGATCCGCAGGGGCTGGCCCGCTTCTACCAGCGGCTGCTCGGCTGGTCGCTGGGCACCGACGACCGGGAGTGGGTGACGCTCCACCCGGAGGGCGGCGGGGCCGGGCTGTCCTTCCAGCTGGAGCCCGGCCACGTTCCGCCGGTGTGGCCGGCCGGCGCCGGCGATCCGCGCATGCAGCTGCACCTCGACATCGCGGTCGACGACCTGGACGTCGCCGTGCAGCTCGCCGTCGAGGCCGGTGCCACGGTGGCCGCCTTCCAGCCGCAGGACCACGTCCGGGTGTGCCTCGACCCGGCCGGCCACCCGTTCTGCCTGTACGTGCCCTGA
- a CDS encoding GNAT family N-acetyltransferase, whose translation MYTSQTSVEALLRRAGLEQLRWFFHMERPLTGLPDRRVVEGVHLVSFTWDRDEEVRRAHNAAFTEHYGSSERDVVSWQVMFSGMRAFRPDLSVLAVIDGEVVAYALAYVHESATRATGTRQCYFGQIGVVPRARGLGLSKAVIIEALHVAAAKDCGTAGLEVDSENSTGALGLYESLGFRTAHTQVSWSRRLSPLPRD comes from the coding sequence GTGTACACCAGCCAGACGTCCGTGGAGGCGCTGCTGCGCCGGGCCGGTCTGGAGCAGCTGCGCTGGTTCTTCCACATGGAGCGTCCGCTCACCGGGCTGCCCGACCGCCGGGTGGTCGAGGGCGTGCACCTGGTGTCCTTCACCTGGGACCGCGACGAGGAGGTGCGGCGCGCGCACAACGCGGCGTTCACCGAGCACTACGGGTCCAGCGAGCGCGACGTCGTCTCCTGGCAGGTGATGTTCAGCGGCATGCGAGCCTTCCGCCCCGACCTGTCGGTGCTGGCGGTGATCGACGGCGAGGTCGTCGCCTACGCGCTGGCCTACGTGCACGAGTCGGCCACGCGGGCGACCGGGACCCGGCAGTGCTACTTCGGGCAGATCGGCGTGGTGCCGCGGGCCCGGGGTCTCGGGCTGTCGAAGGCGGTCATCATCGAGGCGCTGCACGTGGCCGCGGCGAAGGACTGCGGGACGGCGGGGCTGGAGGTCGACAGCGAGAACTCAACGGGGGCGCTCGGTCTCTACGAGAGCCTCGGTTTCCGGACGGCGCACACCCAGGTCTCCTGGTCCAGGCGGCTGTCCCCGCTGCCGCGTGACTAA
- a CDS encoding SCO6745 family protein: MVSADHPVFDPALVGRAHRAVDPLHSQLYFAPEQDEHLSAIGLKPGRMSYFAGRAAPMGAVGAGVVTATFYNFAPSLVAHMIPRAWTIASPERVVAARWDAARASLTRLLGAEAAGSPEVAELGGLLREACDGLSAEGRPLYAGHADLPWPEEPLLVLWHGASLLREHRGDGHVAVLVHAGLSGLEALITHCATGRGFTEPAAKATRGWSDEQWAAGCAALADRGLLDDAGLTEEGAELRARIEVQTDALAADPWLSLGAEKTARVVELGKGLSRTITANGAFGQGIFGR, from the coding sequence ATGGTCAGCGCCGATCACCCCGTCTTCGACCCCGCCCTCGTCGGCCGTGCCCACCGCGCGGTCGATCCGCTGCACTCCCAGCTCTACTTCGCCCCGGAGCAGGACGAGCACCTCAGCGCCATCGGGCTCAAGCCGGGGCGGATGTCCTACTTCGCCGGTCGCGCCGCCCCGATGGGTGCCGTGGGCGCCGGCGTCGTCACGGCGACGTTCTACAACTTCGCGCCGTCGCTGGTCGCGCACATGATCCCGCGGGCCTGGACGATCGCCTCGCCGGAGCGGGTGGTGGCCGCCCGCTGGGACGCCGCGCGGGCGTCGCTCACCCGGCTGCTGGGTGCGGAGGCCGCCGGGTCGCCGGAGGTCGCGGAGCTCGGCGGGCTGCTGCGCGAGGCCTGCGACGGACTCAGCGCGGAGGGCCGGCCGCTGTACGCCGGGCACGCCGACCTGCCGTGGCCCGAGGAGCCGCTGCTGGTCCTGTGGCACGGCGCCTCCTTGCTGCGCGAGCACCGCGGTGACGGGCACGTCGCCGTCCTGGTGCACGCAGGCCTGTCCGGGCTCGAGGCGCTGATCACCCACTGCGCCACCGGCCGGGGCTTCACCGAGCCGGCCGCCAAGGCCACCCGCGGCTGGAGCGACGAGCAATGGGCCGCCGGCTGTGCCGCCCTCGCCGACCGCGGGCTCCTCGACGACGCCGGGCTGACCGAGGAGGGCGCCGAGCTGCGCGCCCGGATCGAGGTGCAGACCGACGCGCTGGCGGCCGACCCGTGGCTGTCGCTGGGCGCGGAGAAGACGGCGCGGGTGGTCGAGCTGGGCAAGGGGCTGTCCCGCACCATCACCGCCAACGGCGCGTTCGGGCAAGGCATCTTCGGTCGCTGA
- a CDS encoding carboxymuconolactone decarboxylase family protein: MTTDDDTPRLPPAAEDGAVAELMRARRGGRLSALDLLLLHSPPVAEGWNALLGALRSSTLPGDLRELVVLRVAVLNDAAFEWAAHEPIGRRAGLTDAQLELLRRPDAAGDAWSPVQSAVLAFTDASTRAVAVPDAVFAAVREHLDDRQVVELTATVAGYAMVSRFLVALEIPPPTGEVAG; encoded by the coding sequence GTGACGACCGACGACGACACCCCCCGCCTGCCGCCGGCCGCCGAGGACGGCGCCGTGGCCGAGCTCATGCGCGCCCGACGCGGCGGGCGGCTCAGCGCGCTCGACCTGCTGCTGCTGCACAGCCCGCCCGTCGCCGAGGGGTGGAACGCGCTCCTCGGCGCGCTGCGCTCCTCGACGCTGCCCGGCGACCTGCGGGAGCTGGTCGTCCTGCGGGTGGCGGTCCTGAACGACGCCGCCTTCGAGTGGGCGGCCCACGAGCCGATCGGCCGGCGCGCCGGTCTCACCGATGCGCAGCTCGAGCTGCTGCGCCGGCCGGACGCGGCCGGGGACGCCTGGTCCCCGGTGCAGTCCGCCGTCCTCGCGTTCACCGATGCCTCGACCCGCGCGGTGGCCGTCCCCGATGCGGTGTTCGCCGCGGTGCGCGAACACCTCGACGACCGGCAGGTCGTCGAGCTCACGGCCACCGTCGCCGGCTACGCCATGGTGTCGCGGTTCCTCGTCGCGCTCGAGATCCCGCCACCCACGGGCGAGGTCGCCGGCTAG
- a CDS encoding magnesium and cobalt transport protein CorA: MAERRRAPLTALSTLTRRPRVEVFTPVAHTPAPAPESTPRPPAPSRMVDNAVYSDGYRVATPESAAESLQEVTEGEGRLAWLGLYRPEPGELGELAELFDLPELAVEDAIKAHQRPKFERYGSTLFVVLKAARYLDAVEEVEFGELHLFLGPHFAITVRHSESPDLSRVRRRLESDPALLAKGSESVLYATLDAVVDGYRPVVDGLANDIDEIETQVFGGDPGVSRRIYELSQEVLEFQRAAQPLTGIIAGLTAGFDKYGVDEELRSYLRDVADHVIQVNERVEGFRLQLRDILTVNATLVAQRQNEEIRELTETSIAQGEEVKKISAWAAILFAPSLVGGVYGMNFDQMPELDEWWGYPFALLLMVSVSLTLYLVFKRRDWI, encoded by the coding sequence ATGGCCGAGCGTCGTCGTGCGCCGCTGACCGCCCTGTCCACCCTCACCCGCCGTCCGCGGGTGGAGGTGTTCACGCCCGTCGCCCACACCCCCGCACCCGCACCCGAATCCACTCCCCGGCCGCCGGCGCCGTCCCGGATGGTCGACAACGCCGTCTACTCCGACGGCTACCGGGTCGCCACCCCCGAGTCGGCTGCCGAGAGCCTGCAGGAGGTCACCGAGGGGGAGGGGCGGCTGGCGTGGCTGGGGCTCTACCGGCCGGAGCCGGGGGAGCTGGGGGAGCTGGCCGAGCTGTTCGACCTGCCGGAGCTCGCCGTCGAGGACGCGATCAAGGCCCACCAGCGGCCCAAGTTCGAGCGCTACGGCAGCACGCTGTTCGTAGTCCTCAAGGCCGCGCGGTACCTCGATGCGGTCGAGGAGGTCGAGTTCGGCGAGCTGCACCTGTTCCTCGGGCCGCACTTCGCGATCACCGTCCGGCACAGCGAGTCGCCGGACCTGTCCCGGGTGCGCCGCCGGCTCGAGAGCGACCCGGCGCTGCTGGCCAAGGGCAGCGAGTCGGTGCTGTACGCGACGCTCGACGCCGTCGTCGACGGGTACCGGCCGGTGGTCGACGGGCTGGCCAACGACATCGACGAGATCGAGACGCAGGTCTTCGGCGGCGACCCCGGGGTCTCCCGGCGCATCTACGAGCTGTCGCAGGAGGTGCTGGAGTTCCAGCGCGCCGCCCAGCCGCTCACCGGCATCATCGCCGGGCTCACCGCCGGCTTCGACAAGTACGGGGTGGACGAGGAGCTGCGCAGCTACCTGCGTGACGTCGCCGACCACGTCATCCAGGTCAACGAGCGGGTGGAGGGCTTCCGCCTGCAGCTGCGCGACATCCTCACGGTCAACGCGACGCTGGTGGCGCAGCGGCAGAACGAGGAGATCCGCGAGCTCACCGAGACGAGCATCGCCCAGGGCGAGGAGGTCAAGAAGATCTCTGCCTGGGCGGCCATCCTGTTCGCGCCCAGTCTGGTGGGCGGGGTCTACGGCATGAACTTCGACCAGATGCCCGAGCTCGACGAGTGGTGGGGCTACCCGTTCGCGCTGCTGCTGATGGTCAGCGTCAGCCTCACCCTCTACCTGGTCTTCAAGCGCCGCGACTGGATCTGA